One Streptomyces dangxiongensis genomic window, CTCCCACTTCATGGCGTTGCCGGGGGTGAGCGAACCGAACTGGCTTCCGGCGATGTCGCCGTAGGTCCCGGTGAGCCGGGAGCCGGTGACGGCGGTGCCGACGACCTTGCCCTTCGCCGCCGCGAGGTCGCGCAGCGGGGTGTCGGCGGCGTGCGCCGCGGGCGCCGTGAGCAGCAGCGCGGCGCCGGTCAGCAGGGATGCGAGGGATGCGAGGGGTAAACCGGTTCTCAGAGATCTCATGGCGGGTGCCTCCGAAAGTTTCGGTCGAACAACCGATTGACTCGGAGCAGTGTGGGGTGGCCCCCGGCACCCGTCAATACATCCGAGCCCTCAGAGCGCGGCGGGCGCCGCCGTGCTCGAACGCACCACCAGACTCGTCGCCAGCTCCACCCGGGTCGCCGCCCGCTCCCCCTCGGCGCGCCCCAGCTCCAGCACCAGCCGGGCCGCGGCCTCGGCCATCTCGGTCAGCGGCTGCCGTACGGTCGTCAGCGGCGGGCCCACCCAGCGGGCCACCGGCAGGTCGTCGAAGCCGACGACGCTCAGGTCCTCCGGGACGCGCAGCCCGAGTTCGCGGGCGGCCTCGTACAGGCCGAGCGCCTGGAGGTCGTTGCCCGCGAAGACGGCGGTCGGCCGGTCCGGGCGGCGCAGCAGCTCAAGGCCCAGGCGGTAGCCGGCGTCGTGGTGGAAGTCGCCGGTCACGACGAGCGAGGGGTCCACGGACACGCCGGCCGTCTCCAGGGCCGCCCGGTAGCCGTCGACCCGGGCCCGGCTGCACATCATCCGGGACGGACCGCTGATGGCGCCGATCCGGGTGTGGCCCAGTTCCACCAGGTGCCGGGTGGCGGCCAGACCGCCCTGCCAGTTGGTGGCGCCGATCGAGGGCACGTCCGGGCCCGGGTCGCCGGCCGGGTCCATCACCACGAACGGGATGGACCGGCTCGTCAGCAGCGCCCGCTGGGACTCGTCGAGCCCGGACAGCACCAGCACCACGCCGTGCGGGCGGCGGGCGGCCACCTGGTCGGCCCAGGTCCGGCCCGGGGTGAGCCGCCCGGCCGACTCGGACAGCACGACGCTCAGGCCCGTGTCCCGGGCCACGTTCTCCACGCCCCGGATGACCTCCATCGCCCAGGCGCTCTCCAGCTCGTGGAAGACGAGGTCGATCAGCGGCGACCGGGAGGCCTCGGCGCGCCGGCGCCGGTAGCCGTAGGCGCGCAGCAGGTCCTCGACGCGGGCGCGAGTGGCGGGGGCGACGTCGGCCCGGCCGTTGAGAACCTTCGAAACAGTCGGAGCGGACACCCCGGCCTCACGGGCGATCTCGGCGAGGGTCGCCGACTGCGTCTCTGCGGGCTTCGAAGGCTTCATGCCCGCG contains:
- a CDS encoding LacI family DNA-binding transcriptional regulator → MKPSKPAETQSATLAEIAREAGVSAPTVSKVLNGRADVAPATRARVEDLLRAYGYRRRRAEASRSPLIDLVFHELESAWAMEVIRGVENVARDTGLSVVLSESAGRLTPGRTWADQVAARRPHGVVLVLSGLDESQRALLTSRSIPFVVMDPAGDPGPDVPSIGATNWQGGLAATRHLVELGHTRIGAISGPSRMMCSRARVDGYRAALETAGVSVDPSLVVTGDFHHDAGYRLGLELLRRPDRPTAVFAGNDLQALGLYEAARELGLRVPEDLSVVGFDDLPVARWVGPPLTTVRQPLTEMAEAAARLVLELGRAEGERAATRVELATSLVVRSSTAAPAAL